One window of Fusobacterium polymorphum genomic DNA carries:
- a CDS encoding class I SAM-dependent methyltransferase codes for MANKETLENVKIVQKSYDDAPYKSKTFYYTQPGRQQMVLKLLGFKTPDLKNARVLEIGCSFGGNIIPFALENPKAEVIGIDLSSVQIEEGNRIIENLGLENIRLIHQNVLDFDEKLGKFDYIICHGVFSWVNEEVQRGILNVIKNHLSENGSAILSYNTYPGWKNLEVARDVMLFRDEMLKNRGEQINESNAVKYGRGAIEFLSQFSILNEKIKEGITGITEKDDYYILHEYFEENNKPLYLYDFNKMLLEYKLIHVVDSDLMKTFPNISNEIEEKLTAECGNDNVAKEQYYDFLLDRQFRISIVTHEANKEKINISKDVRITDLKEINLRGKYEKNEDGFYTIENNEIKDEEVNLILDILSENYPNTITIDELEKKVRERNKLENNTVYANAVYLMYGKLVEAYSNKLTVKKEEKVKINPKYKNYLNYFITNSNPVIAFASYQGTVNYDVINPVMLSIITLFDGTKTDEDIFNILLKKEKEGEVIISCEEGSSKEEVIRNNIEICRNFIEINFLNK; via the coding sequence ATGGCAAATAAAGAAACACTTGAAAATGTAAAAATAGTTCAAAAAAGTTATGATGATGCACCTTATAAATCAAAGACATTTTATTATACACAACCAGGTAGACAACAAATGGTTTTAAAATTATTAGGTTTTAAAACGCCTGATTTAAAAAATGCAAGAGTACTTGAAATAGGTTGCTCTTTTGGAGGAAATATAATTCCCTTTGCTTTAGAAAATCCCAAAGCAGAAGTAATAGGTATTGATTTATCAAGTGTCCAAATTGAAGAAGGAAATAGAATTATTGAAAATCTAGGTTTAGAAAATATAAGACTAATTCATCAAAATGTATTAGATTTTGATGAAAAACTTGGAAAATTTGACTATATTATTTGTCATGGGGTTTTCTCTTGGGTTAACGAAGAAGTGCAAAGAGGAATTTTAAATGTAATTAAAAATCATCTTTCAGAAAATGGTTCAGCAATATTGTCATATAATACATATCCTGGTTGGAAAAATCTTGAAGTTGCAAGAGATGTGATGTTATTTAGAGATGAAATGCTAAAAAATAGAGGAGAACAAATAAATGAAAGTAATGCTGTAAAATATGGAAGAGGAGCAATAGAATTTTTAAGTCAGTTTTCTATCTTGAATGAAAAAATAAAAGAGGGAATTACTGGAATAACTGAAAAAGATGATTATTATATTTTACATGAATACTTTGAAGAAAATAATAAACCACTATATCTATATGACTTTAATAAAATGTTATTAGAATATAAGTTAATTCATGTAGTTGATTCTGATTTGATGAAAACTTTTCCAAATATTTCAAATGAAATAGAAGAAAAATTAACTGCTGAATGTGGTAATGATAATGTTGCTAAGGAGCAATATTATGATTTTCTATTAGATAGGCAATTTAGAATTAGTATAGTAACTCATGAAGCTAACAAAGAAAAGATTAATATTTCTAAAGATGTCCGTATAACTGATTTAAAAGAAATAAACCTTAGAGGAAAATATGAAAAAAATGAAGATGGTTTTTACACAATAGAAAATAATGAAATAAAAGATGAAGAAGTAAATTTAATTTTAGATATTTTAAGTGAAAACTATCCTAATACCATAACAATAGATGAATTAGAAAAAAAAGTAAGAGAGAGAAATAAGCTTGAAAATAACACTGTCTATGCAAATGCTGTTTATTTGATGTATGGGAAATTGGTTGAAGCATATTCAAATAAACTTACTGTTAAAAAGGAAGAAAAAGTAAAAATAAATCCTAAGTATAAAAATTATTTAAATTATTTTATAACTAATTCTAATCCTGTTATAGCATTTGCAAGTTACCAAGGAACAGTAAATTATGATGTTATCAATCCAGTAATGTTATCTATAATAACTTTATTTGATGGTACAAAAACAGACGAGGATATCTTTAATATCTTATTAAAAAAGGAAAAAGAAGGGGAAGTAATAATAAGTTGTGAAGAAGGTTCATCTAAGGAAGAAGTTATAAGAAATAATATTGAAATTTGTAGAAACTTTATAGAAATAAATTTTTTAAATAAATAA
- the polA gene encoding DNA polymerase I, whose product MKKAVLLDVSAIMYRAYFANMNFRTKNEPTGAVYGFINTLLSIINEFKPDYMAAAFDVKRSSLKRTEIYSDYKSNRQSAPEDLITQIPRIEEVLDAFNINRYKIEGYEADDVLGSLAKKLAKQDIEVIIVTGDKDLSQLVEKNITVALLGKGAEGEKFGTLKNSDDVVNYLGVVPEKIPDLFGLIGDKSDGIPGVTKIGEKKALAIFSQYDSLEKIYENIDNLKSIDGIGPSLIKNLINEKDIAFMSRELAKIFTNLDIDVEESGLQYGMDRERLYSLCKALEFKMFIKKLGLEEKPQNPTLFSSENVGEKKDSTKVVEETINEEIEFTKEVNLSLTNRQVLIIDSESSLNEQKEYLANYKKIASIYYESLGIIISTEDKDFYFPLNHGGLLAKNIDKNLVVNFISQLDIKFISYNFKALLNLGISFKSMYMDMMIAYHLISSQTKIDPIIAITEYSKLEPKDFKATFGKVNVELITTQDFSKYLSDISIGILAIYDELNYLLKKEDLYKVLMENEMPLIPVLSLMERKGIEIDVQYFKNYSVELDKELLRIEKAIYEEAGEEFNINSPKQLGDILFVKMNLPSGKKTKTGYSTDVMVLEDLESYGYNIARLLLDYRKLNKLKTTYVDTLPLLVDENSRIHTSFNQIGTATGRLSSSDPNLQNIPVKTDDGIKIREGFIAGEGKVLMSIDYSQVELRVLTSMSKDENLIEAYREEKDLHDLTARRIFNLADSETVSREQRTIAKIINFSIIYGKTPFGLAKELKIPVKDASEYIKKYFEQYPRVTTFEKEVIEFGEEHGYVKTLFGRKRYISGIDSKNKTIKSQAERMAVNTVIQGTAAEVLKKVMVKVYDVLKDKEDIALLLQVHDELIFEVEKSSVEKYSEILADIMKNTVQLEDVKLNININIGKNWAEAK is encoded by the coding sequence ATGAAAAAAGCTGTACTTTTAGATGTGAGTGCAATAATGTATAGAGCATATTTTGCAAATATGAATTTCAGAACAAAAAATGAACCAACAGGAGCTGTATATGGTTTCATAAATACATTGTTAAGTATAATAAATGAATTTAAACCAGACTATATGGCTGCTGCTTTTGATGTGAAAAGGTCATCATTAAAAAGAACAGAAATATATAGTGACTATAAATCTAATAGACAATCAGCACCAGAAGATTTAATTACGCAAATTCCAAGAATAGAAGAAGTACTAGATGCTTTTAATATCAATAGATATAAAATAGAAGGTTATGAAGCAGATGATGTTTTAGGAAGTTTAGCAAAAAAATTAGCAAAACAAGATATAGAAGTTATAATTGTAACTGGAGATAAAGATTTGTCTCAATTAGTTGAAAAAAATATTACAGTTGCACTTTTAGGTAAAGGGGCAGAAGGAGAAAAATTTGGAACATTAAAAAATTCAGATGATGTTGTAAATTATTTAGGTGTTGTGCCTGAAAAAATTCCAGACTTATTTGGGCTTATTGGAGATAAAAGTGATGGGATACCTGGTGTAACTAAAATAGGTGAAAAGAAAGCATTAGCAATATTTTCACAATATGATAGTTTAGAAAAAATTTATGAAAATATTGATAATTTAAAAAGTATAGATGGAATAGGTCCATCACTTATAAAAAATCTTATAAATGAAAAAGATATTGCATTTATGAGTAGAGAACTTGCTAAAATTTTTACTAATTTAGATATAGATGTTGAAGAAAGTGGACTACAATATGGAATGGATAGAGAAAGATTGTATTCTCTATGTAAGGCTTTAGAATTTAAAATGTTTATAAAAAAATTAGGTTTAGAAGAAAAACCTCAAAATCCTACTTTATTTTCAAGTGAAAATGTGGGAGAAAAGAAAGATAGTACAAAAGTAGTTGAAGAAACAATAAATGAGGAAATTGAATTTACAAAAGAAGTTAACTTAAGTCTTACTAATAGACAAGTTTTAATTATAGATAGTGAAAGTAGTTTGAATGAACAAAAAGAATATTTAGCTAACTATAAAAAAATAGCCTCTATTTATTATGAAAGTTTAGGAATTATTATATCAACAGAAGATAAAGATTTCTATTTTCCATTAAATCATGGAGGTTTACTTGCTAAAAATATAGATAAAAATTTAGTAGTTAATTTTATTTCACAGCTTGATATAAAATTTATTTCATATAATTTTAAAGCTTTATTAAATTTAGGTATAAGTTTTAAATCTATGTATATGGATATGATGATAGCTTATCATTTAATTAGTTCTCAAACTAAAATTGACCCAATAATAGCTATTACAGAATATTCAAAATTAGAGCCAAAAGATTTTAAGGCAACTTTTGGAAAAGTTAATGTAGAGCTTATTACAACACAAGATTTTTCAAAATATCTTTCAGATATTAGTATAGGTATTTTGGCTATTTATGATGAGTTAAATTATTTACTAAAAAAAGAAGATTTATATAAAGTTTTAATGGAAAATGAGATGCCTTTAATTCCAGTATTGTCACTTATGGAAAGAAAAGGGATAGAGATAGATGTTCAATATTTTAAAAATTATTCTGTGGAATTGGATAAAGAACTTTTAAGAATTGAAAAGGCTATTTATGAAGAAGCAGGGGAAGAATTTAATATAAATTCACCTAAACAATTAGGGGATATATTATTTGTTAAAATGAATTTACCTAGTGGAAAGAAAACTAAAACAGGTTATTCAACAGATGTTATGGTTTTGGAGGACTTAGAAAGTTATGGTTATAATATAGCCAGATTGCTTCTTGATTATAGAAAATTAAATAAATTAAAAACTACTTATGTTGATACTTTACCACTTTTGGTTGATGAAAATTCAAGAATACATACAAGTTTTAATCAAATAGGAACAGCAACAGGTAGACTTTCTTCATCTGATCCTAATTTACAAAATATACCAGTAAAAACTGATGATGGAATTAAAATAAGAGAAGGTTTTATTGCAGGTGAAGGAAAAGTTTTGATGAGTATTGACTATTCACAAGTTGAATTAAGAGTGTTGACTTCAATGTCAAAAGATGAAAATCTTATAGAAGCATATAGAGAAGAAAAGGATTTACATGATTTGACAGCTAGAAGAATTTTTAATTTGGCTGATTCAGAAACTGTATCAAGAGAACAAAGAACAATAGCTAAAATAATTAATTTTAGTATAATTTATGGTAAGACTCCTTTTGGATTAGCAAAAGAGCTAAAAATACCTGTAAAAGATGCATCTGAATATATTAAAAAGTATTTTGAACAATATCCAAGAGTTACAACTTTTGAAAAAGAAGTTATTGAATTTGGAGAAGAGCATGGCTATGTTAAAACATTATTTGGAAGAAAAAGATATATAAGTGGTATTGATTCTAAAAATAAAACTATAAAATCGCAAGCTGAAAGAATGGCTGTAAATACAGTTATTCAAGGTACAGCAGCAGAAGTGTTGAAAAAAGTTATGGTAAAAGTTTATGATGTTTTAAAAGATAAGGAAGACATAGCTTTACTTTTACAAGTTCATGATGAATTAATATTTGAAGTAGAAAAATCTTCTGTTGAAAAATATTCAGAAATTTTAGCAGATATAATGAAGAATACAGTTCAACTGGAAGATGTAAAATTGAATATAAATATAAATATTGGAAAAAATTGGGCAGAGGCAAAATAG
- a CDS encoding segregation and condensation protein A: MEEVVLKLNNFEGPFDLLLNLIEKNKMKISDINISQLIDEYLEVLKVSKKENIEIKSDFIIIASELIEIKTLNLLNLDKDKEKETNLRRRLEEHKIFKEVIPKVAKLEKEFNISYSRGESKRVIKKIAKDYDLTSLTTDDIFEVYKKYFDTVDMSEMMELNLMKQYDIKEVMDNILMKVYFKKWLIDDLFLEAENKLHLIYIFLAILELYKDAKVNIDNGEITKC, translated from the coding sequence ATGGAAGAAGTTGTACTGAAGCTCAATAATTTTGAGGGACCTTTTGACTTACTTTTAAACTTAATAGAAAAAAATAAAATGAAAATTTCTGATATAAATATTTCTCAATTAATAGATGAGTATTTAGAAGTTCTAAAGGTATCAAAAAAGGAAAATATAGAGATAAAATCTGATTTTATTATAATAGCCTCAGAATTAATTGAAATTAAAACTTTAAATCTTCTTAATTTAGATAAAGATAAAGAAAAGGAAACTAACCTTAGAAGGAGACTTGAAGAACATAAAATATTTAAGGAAGTTATTCCAAAAGTTGCTAAATTGGAAAAGGAATTTAATATCTCTTATTCAAGAGGAGAAAGTAAGAGAGTAATAAAAAAGATTGCTAAAGATTATGATTTAACTTCACTTACAACAGATGACATTTTTGAAGTGTATAAGAAATATTTTGACACAGTTGATATGTCAGAAATGATGGAATTAAATCTAATGAAGCAGTATGATATAAAAGAAGTTATGGATAATATATTGATGAAAGTTTATTTTAAAAAATGGCTTATAGATGATTTATTTTTAGAAGCTGAAAATAAATTGCATTTAATATATATTTTCTTAGCTATTTTAGAATTGTATAAAGATGCTAAGGTAAATATTGATAATGGAGAGATAACAAAATGTTAA
- the secF gene encoding protein translocase subunit SecF → MKVNLHIIKRIKLYLSISTVLVTLSIIVFFTKGLNYGIDFSGGNLFQLKYTETTVTLNQINENLDKLAEELPQVNSNSRKVQISNDGTVIVRVPELNEADKDKVLESLKNLGAYNLDKEDKVGASIGDDLKKSAIYSLGIGAILIVIYITMRFEFSFAVGGILSLLHDIIIAVGFIALMGYEVDTPFIAAILTILGYSINDTIVIYDRIRENLKRKHKGWTLEECMDESVNQTAIRSINTSVTTLFSVIAILIFGGASLKTFIMTLLIGILAGTYSSIFVATPIVYLLNKRKGNNMQDMFKDDDENNDGKRVEKILV, encoded by the coding sequence ATGAAAGTAAATTTACATATTATAAAAAGAATAAAATTATATCTTTCTATTTCTACAGTTCTTGTTACTTTATCAATAATAGTATTTTTTACAAAAGGACTTAACTATGGAATAGATTTCTCAGGAGGAAATTTATTTCAATTAAAGTATACTGAAACAACAGTTACATTGAATCAAATCAATGAAAATTTGGATAAATTAGCAGAAGAATTACCACAAGTTAATTCAAATAGTAGAAAAGTTCAAATTTCTAATGATGGAACAGTTATAGTTAGAGTTCCTGAGTTAAATGAAGCTGATAAAGATAAAGTATTAGAAAGCTTAAAGAACTTAGGAGCATATAATTTGGATAAAGAAGATAAAGTTGGAGCAAGTATAGGAGATGACTTAAAAAAATCTGCTATCTATTCATTAGGAATAGGAGCAATTTTAATAGTGATATATATTACTATGAGATTTGAATTTAGTTTTGCTGTTGGAGGAATATTATCATTACTACATGATATAATTATAGCAGTAGGATTTATAGCACTTATGGGTTATGAAGTTGATACTCCATTTATAGCAGCTATACTTACTATATTAGGATATTCAATAAATGATACTATAGTAATCTATGATAGAATAAGAGAAAATTTAAAAAGAAAACATAAGGGCTGGACACTTGAAGAGTGTATGGATGAATCTGTAAATCAAACAGCAATTAGATCTATAAATACCTCAGTTACAACATTATTTTCTGTAATTGCTATACTAATATTTGGTGGAGCAAGTTTAAAAACTTTTATAATGACATTATTAATAGGTATACTTGCAGGAACATATAGTTCAATATTTGTAGCAACTCCAATAGTTTATCTTTTAAATAAGAGAAAAGGTAATAATATGCAAGATATGTTTAAAGATGATGATGAAAACAATGATGGAAAAAGAGTAGAAAAGATTCTAGTTTAG
- the murJ gene encoding murein biosynthesis integral membrane protein MurJ — protein MLKKSIHTMIITMISRVLGLFRGTLVAYFFGASVLTDAYYSAFKISNFFRQLLGEGALGNTFIPLYHKKKKEEGEERSREYIFSVLNITFLFSFVISVLMIIFSSYIIDFIVVGFSEELKMVASRLLKIMSFYFLFISLSGMMGSILNNFGYFAIPASTSIFFNLSIIFSAMWLTKYFDIDALAYGVLIGGILQFLVVFFPFLKLLKTYSLKIDFKDVYLKLLGIKLIPMLIGVFARQINTIVDQFFASFLVAGSITALENASRVYLLPVGVFGVTISNVLFPSISKAAANNDKEGTNRSLVSALNFLNFLTIPSLFVLTFFSKDVIRLIFSYGKFNEEAVKITAECLLYYSLGLLFYVGVQLVSKAYYAMGDNKRPAKFSITAIVMNIVLNYLFIKNFQHKGLALATSISSGANFFLLLIIYVKNYVKLDLKNLIFTTIKITISSIIATGAAYYINNVILKLVIFSAVFLLQWAYPIYKYRERVFYKK, from the coding sequence ATGTTAAAGAAATCTATACATACAATGATAATTACAATGATAAGTAGGGTATTAGGACTTTTTAGAGGAACTCTGGTAGCCTATTTTTTTGGTGCTTCTGTATTAACTGATGCTTATTATAGTGCATTTAAAATAAGTAACTTTTTTAGACAACTTTTAGGAGAAGGAGCATTAGGTAATACTTTTATACCACTTTATCATAAGAAGAAAAAAGAAGAAGGTGAAGAAAGAAGTAGGGAATATATATTTTCAGTCTTGAATATCACTTTTTTATTTAGTTTTGTAATTAGTGTACTGATGATAATTTTTTCTAGTTATATTATTGATTTTATAGTAGTTGGATTTAGTGAAGAATTAAAAATGGTAGCTTCAAGACTTTTAAAAATAATGTCTTTCTATTTTTTATTTATTTCTTTATCTGGTATGATGGGTTCTATTTTAAATAATTTTGGATATTTTGCTATACCAGCTTCAACTTCAATATTTTTTAATCTATCAATAATATTTTCTGCTATGTGGTTAACAAAATACTTTGATATAGATGCTTTAGCTTATGGAGTTTTAATAGGAGGAATATTACAATTTTTAGTAGTATTTTTTCCTTTTTTAAAGCTATTAAAAACTTATTCTTTAAAAATTGATTTTAAAGATGTTTACTTAAAACTTTTAGGAATAAAGTTAATTCCAATGCTTATAGGTGTTTTTGCAAGACAAATTAACACAATAGTAGACCAATTTTTTGCTTCATTTTTAGTAGCAGGTTCAATAACAGCACTTGAAAATGCAAGTAGAGTTTATTTACTTCCTGTTGGAGTATTTGGAGTAACTATATCAAATGTACTTTTTCCAAGTATATCAAAAGCAGCAGCAAACAATGATAAAGAAGGTACAAATAGAAGTCTTGTATCAGCACTTAATTTTTTAAATTTTTTAACAATACCAAGTTTATTTGTATTGACATTTTTTTCAAAAGATGTTATAAGACTTATATTTTCTTATGGAAAGTTTAATGAAGAAGCTGTAAAAATAACAGCAGAATGTTTGCTATATTATTCGTTGGGACTTCTTTTCTATGTAGGAGTACAATTAGTAAGTAAAGCATACTATGCTATGGGTGATAATAAAAGACCAGCTAAGTTTTCAATTACAGCTATTGTTATGAATATAGTCTTAAACTATTTATTTATAAAGAATTTTCAACATAAAGGATTAGCATTAGCTACATCAATTTCATCAGGAGCAAATTTCTTTTTATTATTAATTATATACGTAAAAAATTATGTAAAATTAGATTTAAAAAACCTTATTTTTACAACTATAAAAATAACTATTTCATCTATAATAGCAACTGGTGCAGCATACTATATAAATAATGTAATTTTAAAATTAGTAATTTTTTCTGCTGTGTTTTTATTACAATGGGCATATCCAATTTATAAGTATAGAGAAAGAGTTTTTTATAAAAAGTAA
- a CDS encoding bifunctional riboflavin kinase/FAD synthetase has protein sequence MIVVNDILTTDIDFNDTYVAIGNFDGVHYGHKKLIKETIKAARENGKQAVVFTFEKHPMEVLFPERKFEYINTNEEKLYLLESLGVDVVIMQKVNQEFLEYTPLEFVRILKNKLKVKEIFIGFNFSFGKGGVGKVEDLEYLAEVHNIKVTELPPVTLDGELVSSSAIRKKIANSDFEGAIKFLDHPMLVIGEVIHGKKIARELGFPTTNIKMDNRLYPPFGIYGAFLQVGDKNSKVLYGVVNVGYNPTLKQEISLEAHILDFNREVYGEKVYIQIVKFMRKEKKFSSVDELKATIQADVDRWKLFKREMKYGRSCTEAQ, from the coding sequence ATGATAGTGGTAAATGATATATTGACAACAGATATTGATTTTAATGATACTTATGTAGCTATAGGAAATTTTGATGGAGTACACTATGGACATAAAAAGCTTATAAAAGAAACTATAAAAGCAGCTAGGGAAAATGGAAAACAAGCTGTTGTATTTACTTTTGAAAAACATCCTATGGAAGTATTATTTCCTGAAAGAAAGTTTGAGTATATAAATACAAATGAAGAAAAACTATATCTTCTTGAATCTTTGGGAGTAGATGTTGTTATAATGCAAAAGGTTAATCAAGAATTTTTAGAGTATACTCCTTTAGAATTTGTTAGAATTTTGAAAAATAAATTGAAAGTAAAAGAAATTTTTATAGGTTTTAATTTTTCTTTTGGTAAAGGTGGAGTAGGAAAAGTAGAAGATTTAGAATATTTAGCAGAAGTTCACAATATAAAAGTTACTGAATTACCACCTGTTACACTGGATGGAGAGTTAGTAAGTTCATCAGCTATAAGAAAAAAAATAGCTAATTCAGATTTTGAAGGAGCAATAAAATTTTTAGACCACCCAATGCTAGTTATTGGAGAAGTCATACATGGTAAAAAAATAGCAAGAGAATTAGGTTTTCCAACAACAAATATAAAAATGGATAATAGATTATACCCTCCTTTTGGAATATATGGAGCTTTTTTACAAGTAGGAGATAAAAATTCAAAAGTGTTATATGGAGTTGTAAATGTTGGATATAATCCAACTTTAAAGCAAGAAATTAGCTTAGAGGCCCATATATTAGATTTTAATAGAGAAGTATATGGAGAAAAAGTATACATACAAATAGTTAAATTTATGAGGAAAGAAAAGAAGTTTTCTTCAGTAGATGAATTAAAAGCAACTATTCAAGCTGATGTAGATAGATGGAAATTATTTAAAAGAGAGATGAAATATGGAAGAAGTTGTACTGAAGCTCAATAA
- the secD gene encoding protein translocase subunit SecD, with the protein MNNKLFLRLLMVIAIFGVSLYYSLVKPIKLGLDLKGGAYVVLEAVQDENSNVKIDNEAMNRLIEVLNRRVNGIGVAESTIQKAGDNRVIIELPGLQNTEDAINLIGKTALMEFKLMNEDGTLGETLLTGSALKKADVSYDNLGRPQISFEMTPEGAQTFAKITRENIGRQLAITLDGVVQTAPKINSEIPSGNGVITGNYTVEEAKGTAALLNAGALPIKAEIAETRTVGATLGDESIAQSKNAGMVAIVLIWVFMIIFYRLPGIIADLAIVLFGFITFACLNFIDATLTLPGIAGFILSLGMAVDANVIIFERIKEELRFGNSIRNSIESGFGKGFVAIFDSNLTTLIITTILFVFGTGPIKGFAVTLALGTLASMFTAITATKVLLLTFVNIFGFRSPKLFGVTEGEVIK; encoded by the coding sequence ATGAATAATAAGTTATTTCTTAGATTGTTAATGGTTATAGCAATTTTTGGTGTCTCTCTGTATTATAGTTTAGTGAAACCAATAAAGCTAGGACTAGATTTAAAAGGTGGAGCTTATGTTGTACTTGAAGCAGTACAAGATGAGAATTCAAATGTAAAAATAGATAATGAAGCTATGAATAGGCTAATTGAAGTATTAAATAGAAGAGTAAATGGAATAGGAGTTGCAGAATCTACAATTCAAAAAGCTGGAGATAATAGAGTTATCATAGAGTTACCTGGTTTACAAAATACAGAAGATGCAATAAATTTAATTGGTAAAACAGCATTGATGGAATTCAAATTGATGAATGAAGATGGAACTTTAGGGGAAACTTTACTTACAGGTTCAGCACTAAAAAAGGCTGATGTGTCTTATGATAATTTAGGTAGACCTCAAATATCATTTGAAATGACTCCAGAAGGAGCACAAACTTTTGCAAAGATAACAAGAGAAAATATTGGTAGACAGCTTGCAATTACTCTTGATGGGGTAGTTCAGACAGCACCTAAAATTAATAGTGAGATTCCTAGTGGAAATGGAGTTATAACAGGGAATTACACAGTTGAAGAAGCAAAGGGAACAGCTGCATTATTAAATGCTGGAGCATTACCAATAAAAGCAGAAATAGCTGAAACAAGAACTGTTGGAGCAACTCTTGGAGATGAATCAATAGCACAAAGTAAAAATGCTGGAATGGTTGCAATAGTTTTAATTTGGGTATTTATGATAATCTTTTATAGATTACCAGGTATTATAGCAGATTTAGCAATAGTATTATTTGGGTTTATAACATTTGCTTGTCTAAATTTCATAGATGCAACACTTACTTTGCCAGGTATAGCAGGATTTATCCTATCACTTGGAATGGCAGTTGATGCAAATGTAATTATTTTTGAAAGAATAAAAGAAGAATTAAGATTTGGAAATAGTATAAGAAACTCAATAGAATCTGGATTTGGAAAAGGATTTGTTGCTATATTTGACTCAAACTTAACAACTTTGATAATAACAACTATATTATTTGTATTTGGTACTGGACCAATAAAAGGATTTGCAGTAACATTAGCATTAGGTACATTAGCTTCAATGTTTACAGCAATAACAGCAACAAAAGTATTACTTCTAACTTTTGTAAATATATTTGGTTTTAGAAGTCCAAAACTTTTTGGAGTTACAGAAGGGGAGGTTATAAAATAA
- the whiA gene encoding DNA-binding protein WhiA translates to MSYSSNVKQEITKKIPATNLECLAEISSIFENKSILTKDGIEIKMENSILAKRVYSLIKVTSSLKFGIKYSITKKFTEHKVYTITLYQQKGLKEFLDSFKFSYLDIIQNDEIFRGYIRGFFLSCGYIKDPKKEYSLDFFVDNVELADKIYNILFSKKKKIFKTNKKNKILVYLRNSEDIMDILVLMDALQHFFEYEETTIIKNLKNKTIREMNWEVANETKTLNTGNYQIKMIKYIGEKIGLNSLSPVLEEAAFLRLNNPEDSLQSLADMINISKSGIRNRFRRIEEIYNSLLEEEKNS, encoded by the coding sequence GTGTCTTATAGTTCAAATGTGAAGCAAGAAATCACAAAAAAAATCCCTGCTACAAATTTAGAATGTCTAGCAGAAATATCATCTATTTTTGAAAATAAGTCAATATTAACAAAAGATGGAATAGAGATAAAAATGGAAAATTCTATTTTAGCTAAAAGAGTTTATTCTTTGATTAAAGTTACAAGTTCTTTAAAGTTTGGTATAAAATATTCAATTACAAAAAAATTTACAGAACATAAGGTATATACTATAACTTTATATCAACAAAAGGGTTTAAAAGAATTTTTAGATAGTTTTAAATTTTCATATCTTGATATAATTCAAAATGATGAAATATTTAGAGGATATATAAGAGGCTTCTTTTTGAGTTGTGGTTATATAAAAGATCCTAAGAAAGAATACTCCTTAGATTTTTTTGTAGATAATGTAGAATTAGCAGATAAAATTTACAATATTTTATTTTCTAAAAAGAAAAAAATATTTAAAACAAATAAGAAAAATAAAATTTTAGTATATTTAAGAAATTCAGAGGATATAATGGATATATTAGTTTTAATGGATGCACTTCAACATTTTTTTGAGTATGAAGAAACAACTATTATAAAAAACTTAAAAAATAAAACAATTAGAGAAATGAATTGGGAAGTTGCTAATGAAACAAAAACTTTAAACACTGGAAATTATCAAATAAAAATGATAAAGTATATAGGTGAAAAAATTGGACTTAATAGTCTGAGTCCAGTCTTAGAAGAAGCTGCCTTTTTAAGATTAAATAATCCAGAAGACTCTTTACAAAGTTTAGCAGATATGATAAATATATCTAAGTCTGGGATAAGAAATCGTTTTAGAAGAATTGAAGAAATATATAATTCTCTTTTAGAGGAAGAAAAGAATAGTTAG